A part of Desulfobacter sp. genomic DNA contains:
- a CDS encoding anthranilate synthase component I family protein produces the protein MILNQLPHKDTFIELAGTANVIPVATRVLADTDTPVSILQKCYDENKECFLLESVEGGERWARYSFLGVSAFGHIRVFEDHVLVSTRRGEERIPHNNDPLGVMREIVKGYTPAAIPDLPRFWSGVTGYFTYEIVSFFENIPVSLPQGTPYGHFIIPEQMVIFDNVNQTLTCLNICYLAPGDDPGTVYDRAREELDTLVAAIKEQPPQTRYPKAAEVSLTPLTPAKEYMDGVRQIKEHIVEGDIFQAVYSQPFVCDTQVDPVLIYRAQRYINPSPYMFFMNFKTHVIAGSSPETMVRLENRVATLRPIAGTRPRGATEQEDRALADDLLQDEKEKAEHVMLIDLGRNDLGRVAEAGTVQVTDTMVIERYSHVMHLVSNITCDLKSDCDAFDLFRATFPAGTLSGAPKIRAMEIIAEKENRPRGIYGGAAGYISFTGNMDFAITIRTAVMEGGRLTVQAGAGIVHDSDPETELEECINKAKAVESALKLALSQG, from the coding sequence ATGATTTTAAATCAATTGCCCCATAAAGACACCTTTATTGAACTTGCCGGAACCGCCAATGTCATCCCCGTGGCCACACGGGTCCTGGCGGACACGGATACCCCGGTATCCATTCTCCAGAAATGTTATGACGAAAACAAAGAATGCTTTCTGCTGGAAAGTGTTGAAGGCGGAGAACGCTGGGCCCGCTATTCCTTTCTGGGGGTATCGGCCTTCGGCCATATCCGGGTATTTGAGGACCATGTTCTGGTCTCCACCCGCCGGGGAGAAGAACGCATCCCCCATAACAACGATCCTCTGGGGGTTATGCGGGAAATCGTAAAAGGGTATACCCCTGCGGCCATTCCGGATCTGCCCCGGTTCTGGAGCGGGGTCACCGGGTATTTCACCTATGAAATCGTCTCCTTTTTCGAAAACATCCCGGTATCCCTTCCCCAGGGGACGCCATACGGCCACTTCATCATTCCGGAGCAGATGGTGATCTTCGACAATGTAAACCAGACCCTGACCTGCCTGAACATCTGCTACCTGGCTCCCGGAGATGATCCAGGCACGGTTTACGACCGGGCCAGGGAGGAACTTGACACCCTGGTGGCGGCCATCAAGGAACAGCCCCCGCAGACCCGGTATCCCAAGGCCGCAGAGGTTTCCCTCACCCCGCTGACTCCGGCAAAAGAGTATATGGACGGGGTCCGGCAGATCAAGGAGCACATTGTGGAGGGGGATATTTTCCAGGCCGTTTATTCCCAGCCCTTTGTCTGCGACACCCAGGTGGATCCCGTGCTCATCTACCGGGCCCAGCGGTATATCAACCCGTCGCCATATATGTTTTTCATGAACTTTAAAACCCATGTCATCGCCGGGTCGTCACCGGAAACCATGGTGCGGCTGGAAAACCGGGTGGCCACCCTGAGGCCCATTGCCGGCACCCGGCCCCGGGGCGCCACGGAGCAGGAAGACCGGGCCCTGGCCGACGACCTGCTCCAGGATGAAAAAGAAAAGGCCGAACACGTCATGCTCATTGACCTGGGACGCAACGACCTGGGACGGGTGGCCGAGGCCGGCACCGTCCAGGTCACGGACACCATGGTCATCGAACGGTACTCCCATGTCATGCACCTGGTCTCCAATATCACCTGCGATTTAAAAAGCGATTGCGATGCATTCGACCTTTTCCGTGCGACATTTCCGGCAGGCACCCTCTCAGGCGCCCCGAAAATCCGCGCCATGGAGATCATTGCGGAAAAAGAAAACCGCCCCCGGGGCATTTACGGGGGGGCAGCCGGATATATTTCCTTTACGGGAAACATGGATTTTGCCATAACCATACGCACGGCGGTTATGGAGGGGGGACGGCTCACGGTGCAGGCCGGTGCCGGCATTGTCCATGACTCCGACCCTGAAACCGAACTTGAAGAGTGCATCAACAAGGCCAAGGCTGTTGAGTCCGCTTTAAAACTGGCCCTCTCCCAAGGCTAA
- a CDS encoding aminodeoxychorismate/anthranilate synthase component II: MKAVIIDNYDSFTFNLVHYVLHTGAEVEVFRNDKITVDELAAMDPDAIIISPGPGRPEDAGISLELVRKLSGKFPILGVCLGHQTIAQAFGGTIIHAKAIMHGKTSTVTADGEHIFAGIKKPFSVMRYHSLAVQESDLPACLMVTARTEDGEIMGLRHKEHPTQGVQFHPESFMTTVGKRLIRNFIKGV, from the coding sequence ATGAAGGCAGTCATCATAGACAACTACGATTCCTTTACATTCAATTTGGTCCACTATGTACTCCATACCGGAGCCGAGGTGGAGGTCTTCCGCAACGATAAGATAACGGTGGATGAACTCGCCGCCATGGATCCCGATGCCATTATCATCTCACCGGGACCGGGAAGGCCCGAAGACGCAGGGATTTCCCTGGAGCTGGTCCGAAAACTATCCGGAAAATTCCCCATCCTCGGGGTCTGTCTGGGGCACCAGACCATTGCCCAGGCCTTCGGGGGCACCATCATCCACGCCAAGGCCATCATGCACGGCAAAACCTCCACGGTCACGGCCGACGGGGAGCATATTTTTGCGGGCATAAAAAAACCGTTTTCAGTGATGCGCTACCACTCCCTGGCCGTACAGGAGTCGGACCTCCCCGCCTGCCTCATGGTCACCGCCCGGACTGAAGACGGCGAGATCATGGGGCTGCGGCACAAAGAACACCCCACCCAGGGCGTACAATTCCACCCGGAATCCTTCATGACCACCGTGGGCAAACGGCTGATAAGAAACTTCATCAAAGGAGTATGA
- the trpD gene encoding anthranilate phosphoribosyltransferase, with protein MSFTDYLNQIIKRKDLDQESMAAMFAEIFSGNVTEAQIGAFMAALATKGECFEELAGGALAMRRKAVRVQTLAKTVIDIVGTGGDASGSFNISTTTAFVVAGAGVTVAKHGNRSVSSKCGSADVLEALGVNLAADPEVIEEAINEIGIGFMFAPLYHGSMKYAMKARTDCGIRSIFNMLGPLTNPAAASCQVLGVYAPELTEMFARALKLLGVERAFVVHGHDGMDEITTTDLTRISELNKGEIKTYDLDPLAYFEDYAAPGDLKGGEVKENAAITTSILKGETGPRQDVILLNAAAGLVAANAAPTIEKGIELARQSIASGAAMEKLEALAAYTRENG; from the coding sequence ATGAGTTTTACCGACTACTTAAACCAGATCATCAAACGGAAAGACCTGGACCAGGAGTCCATGGCCGCCATGTTCGCTGAAATTTTTTCAGGCAATGTCACCGAGGCCCAGATCGGGGCGTTCATGGCCGCCCTTGCCACCAAGGGGGAATGCTTCGAGGAGCTGGCCGGCGGGGCGCTTGCCATGCGCCGTAAGGCGGTGAGGGTCCAGACCCTGGCCAAGACGGTGATCGATATCGTGGGCACCGGCGGCGACGCCTCGGGCTCCTTTAATATCTCCACCACCACCGCCTTTGTGGTGGCCGGGGCCGGGGTGACCGTGGCCAAGCACGGCAACCGAAGTGTATCCAGCAAATGCGGCAGCGCCGATGTCCTCGAAGCGCTGGGGGTCAATCTGGCTGCCGATCCTGAAGTCATTGAGGAAGCCATCAATGAAATCGGTATCGGGTTCATGTTCGCCCCCCTTTACCACGGCAGCATGAAATACGCCATGAAAGCCAGGACCGACTGCGGTATCCGCAGCATTTTCAACATGCTGGGGCCGCTGACCAACCCGGCGGCAGCTTCCTGCCAGGTGCTGGGGGTCTATGCCCCGGAACTGACTGAAATGTTTGCCCGGGCCCTGAAGCTGCTTGGGGTGGAGCGGGCCTTTGTGGTACACGGCCATGACGGCATGGATGAGATAACCACCACCGACCTGACCCGGATCTCTGAACTGAACAAAGGAGAAATAAAAACCTACGACCTGGACCCCCTGGCATATTTTGAGGATTACGCCGCCCCCGGGGACCTCAAGGGCGGAGAGGTTAAGGAAAATGCCGCCATCACCACCAGTATTTTAAAGGGCGAAACCGGCCCACGGCAGGACGTGATCCTGCTCAATGCCGCCGCCGGCCTGGTGGCCGCCAATGCCGCCCCCACCATTGAGAAGGGTATTGAACTGGCAAGGCAGTCCATCGCATCCGGGGCGGCCATGGAAAAACTGGAAGCGCTGGCCGCCTACACCCGGGAGAACGGATAG
- the trpC gene encoding indole-3-glycerol phosphate synthase TrpC, translating to MKGFLKRVVEIKTEEISHLKSQIPLAAIRHDAEHTNAPPDFSKAMAAGNRENPGIIAEIKKASPSKGDIRPDLDAMEYAEKYTEGGARAISVLTESRYFKGSLADLETACRHTTLPVLRKDFIFTDYQIYEAKRAGASAVLLITTLLSPAQQAEFTAMARELDMEPLVEINSEWEFEQAFSAGARVVGINNRNLATLKTDPGVAKRVAKIFPPEIIAVEASGISGREGIEAGIDTGIYNFLVGESIVRADDPGAFIRKLRGKEDQ from the coding sequence ATGAAGGGCTTTTTAAAAAGAGTGGTAGAGATAAAAACGGAAGAGATCAGCCATCTCAAGTCCCAAATCCCCCTGGCCGCCATCCGCCATGATGCGGAGCACACCAATGCACCGCCTGATTTTTCCAAAGCAATGGCTGCCGGCAACAGAGAGAATCCCGGCATTATCGCGGAAATCAAGAAAGCCTCCCCCTCCAAAGGGGATATCCGGCCGGACCTGGATGCGATGGAATATGCGGAAAAGTACACAGAGGGGGGGGCCAGGGCCATTTCCGTGCTCACGGAATCCAGGTATTTCAAAGGGAGCCTGGCAGACCTTGAAACCGCCTGCCGGCACACAACCCTGCCCGTACTCCGCAAGGATTTCATCTTCACCGATTACCAGATCTACGAGGCCAAACGGGCAGGCGCCTCCGCCGTCCTGCTCATCACCACCCTGCTTTCCCCGGCCCAGCAGGCAGAATTTACAGCCATGGCCAGGGAACTTGACATGGAGCCCCTGGTGGAGATCAACTCCGAATGGGAATTTGAGCAGGCCTTTAGCGCCGGCGCCCGGGTGGTGGGCATCAACAACAGGAACCTCGCCACCCTCAAGACCGATCCCGGCGTCGCCAAGCGGGTGGCAAAAATCTTTCCACCGGAAATCATTGCCGTGGAAGCCTCCGGGATCTCGGGGCGGGAGGGAATTGAAGCCGGCATTGACACCGGCATCTATAACTTTCTGGTGGGAGAAAGCATCGTCCGGGCCGATGATCCGGGCGCCTTTATCCGGAAACTGCGGGGAAAGGAGGATCAATAG
- a CDS encoding phosphoribosylanthranilate isomerase produces the protein MAVGAPLVKICGLTQVANALDCARAGADMIGLVFFKKSPRNVTVEQARKITRALPSHILPVGVFVDESYNTIMEISQKAGLGGAQLHGSEPPALAETLSASGLTVIKAFFAVRPPDLSMAGRYPAIDFCLAEYGKGILPGGNAESWDYNLTSSIDFPAPLMLAGGLTPANIAEAVSRATPGAVDASSGVESSPGIKDIPKVKALISAVKS, from the coding sequence ATAGCCGTGGGTGCACCGCTGGTAAAAATCTGCGGCCTGACCCAGGTGGCCAACGCCCTGGACTGCGCCCGGGCCGGGGCGGACATGATCGGCCTGGTTTTTTTTAAAAAAAGCCCCAGAAATGTCACGGTTGAACAGGCCCGGAAAATCACCCGGGCCCTGCCCTCCCATATTCTCCCTGTGGGGGTATTTGTGGATGAATCCTACAACACCATCATGGAAATTTCCCAAAAAGCCGGATTGGGCGGAGCACAGCTCCACGGCAGTGAACCGCCTGCCCTGGCAGAAACGCTGTCCGCATCGGGACTGACCGTCATCAAAGCTTTTTTTGCCGTCCGCCCCCCAGACCTTTCCATGGCCGGCAGGTACCCGGCCATTGATTTCTGCCTGGCAGAATACGGCAAAGGGATACTGCCCGGCGGCAATGCAGAATCCTGGGATTACAATCTGACATCATCCATTGATTTTCCAGCCCCCCTGATGCTGGCCGGGGGGTTGACCCCGGCCAATATTGCAGAGGCCGTCTCCCGGGCAACCCCCGGCGCTGTGGATGCCTCTTCCGGTGTCGAATCCAGCCCCGGCATCAAGGATATCCCTAAAGTAAAGGCATTGATCTC